In a genomic window of Geothermobacter hydrogeniphilus:
- a CDS encoding OmpA family protein, whose product MNAKLGLVFYGVLTACLLCASLATAAQPSVEDFLGTRKVIAVIPFGLGSADLDKPARHIIDQLVERLKQVDPKRKVVRFEGFSSPEGSEVTNINLSMKRAMAVEDYLRTVYHLPPTRYLIGLGVAGGTTLDVVAQRRVEVVFYDNLLNMEDAEVDKVIIDDSKD is encoded by the coding sequence ATGAATGCGAAACTGGGTCTGGTATTTTATGGAGTGCTTACTGCCTGTCTGCTTTGCGCCTCTCTGGCCACGGCAGCCCAACCCAGTGTAGAAGACTTTTTGGGGACTCGTAAGGTTATTGCCGTTATCCCCTTCGGCCTGGGGAGCGCTGACCTCGACAAACCCGCGCGGCACATCATTGACCAGCTTGTCGAGCGTTTGAAACAAGTCGATCCCAAGCGGAAAGTCGTCCGGTTTGAGGGGTTCTCCAGCCCTGAAGGCTCGGAAGTGACCAATATCAACCTATCCATGAAACGGGCAATGGCGGTTGAAGACTACCTCCGAACCGTCTACCATCTTCCCCCAACGCGATATCTTATCGGTCTCGGGGTGGCCGGGGGAACGACTCTTGATGTTGTCGCGCAACGTCGGGTGGAGGTTGTTTTTTATGATAACCTCCTTAATATGGAAGATGCCGAGGTCGATAAGGTGATTATCGACGACAGCAAGGACTAG
- a CDS encoding Crp/Fnr family transcriptional regulator encodes MVDLNALKNSSLFKGMTDAEMAALASVFHEKAMTEGATIFVEQMPGEMLYLIQSGTVKISKMLAEGEEKTLVLLGPEDVFGEMAILDGSPRSATARVAENARLLCIKKTDFEVLCDEQPRLGMKLMRNIIRVFSQRIRDNNDEFRDMLLWSLGKKKS; translated from the coding sequence ATGGTCGATCTGAATGCACTGAAAAACAGTTCTCTCTTCAAAGGAATGACCGATGCCGAGATGGCGGCCCTGGCGTCGGTCTTTCATGAAAAAGCCATGACCGAAGGGGCAACCATATTCGTTGAACAGATGCCGGGAGAAATGCTTTACCTGATTCAGTCCGGTACGGTGAAAATCTCCAAGATGCTGGCTGAAGGAGAAGAGAAAACCTTGGTCCTGCTGGGTCCCGAGGATGTTTTTGGCGAAATGGCCATCCTGGACGGCTCTCCCCGTTCGGCGACGGCCAGGGTTGCTGAAAACGCCCGGCTGCTCTGTATTAAAAAGACGGATTTCGAGGTTCTCTGTGATGAACAGCCCCGACTGGGGATGAAATTGATGCGGAATATTATCCGCGTGTTCAGTCAGCGCATCCGCGACAACAATGATGAATTTCGCGACATGCTGCTCTGGTCGCTGGGAAAAAAGAAATCCTGA